Proteins encoded in a region of the Ranitomeya imitator isolate aRanImi1 chromosome 9, aRanImi1.pri, whole genome shotgun sequence genome:
- the WEE1 gene encoding wee1-like protein kinase — MSFPDIRQKLLFNASDCEEEDGNSTGEDSAFQESDSPSGQPQHESPGTRPWEEEEEEGLGSSPLKSPGDELMSGSPHRTLRREGSSSPVPDCPGTPPHKTFRKLRLFDTPHTPKSLLSRARGIGSSGLRNRGVSLFRDVEKSERQDLVYRAPQVNINPFTPVSLDLQSSSEGCRRRKRAHWNDSCGEDMEGSDCELLEESVRPAKRITITESNMKSRYAIEFHELEKIGSGEFGAVYKCVKRLDGCVYAIKRSKKPLAGSVDEQNALREVYAHAVLGQHPHVVRYYSAWAEDDHMLIQNEYCNGGSLADAISEDYRTMHYFTEPELKDLLLQVARGLKYIHSMSLVHMDIKPSNIFISRTELPSMTVDEADDEEGSPRKVTYKIGDLGHVTRVSSPQVEEGDSRFLANEVLQEDYSQLPKADIFALALTVWSAAGAEPLPTNGDQWHEIRQGRLPTVPQVLSQEFLDLIKLMITPDPEKRPSAVALVRHSVLLSASRKSAEQLRIELNAEKFKNALLQKELKKAQMAKAVAEERALFPDRMTTRSTSQNRTSRLIGKKMNRSVSLTIY; from the exons ATGAGCTTCCCGGACATCCGACAGAAGCTGCTGTTCAACGCCAGCGACTGCGAGGAGGAGGACGGCAACAGCACGGGCGAGGACTCGGCCTTCCAGGAGTCGGACTCCCCCAGCGGGCAGCCGCAGCACGAGAGCCCGGGGACGCGGCcctgggaggaggaggaagaggaaggccTGGGATCGTCCCCGCTCAAGTCCCCCGGAGATGAACTGATGAGCGGCTCCCCGCACCGGACACTGCGGCGGGAGGGCTCCAGCTCCCCGGTCCCGGACTGTCCCGGCACCCCGCCCCACAAGACCTTCCGCAAGCTGCGGCTGTTCGACACCCCGCACACCCCGAAG AGTTTACTGTCCAGAGCTCGTGGCATTGGCTCCAGCGGATTGCGGAACAGAGGAGTCTCGCTTTTCCGAGATGTGGAGAAGTCCGAAAGACAAGACTTGGTGTACAGAGCCCCCCAAGTGAACATCAACCCCTTCACCCCAGTATCCTTGGACCTGCAGAGCTCCAGCGAAGGCTGCCGGAGGAGGAAGAGGGCGCACTGGAACGA CTCCTGCGGTGAAGACATGGAGGGCAGCGACTGTGAGCTGCTGGAGGAAAGCGTCCGACCGGCTAAG AGGATCACAATCACAGAAAGTAACATGAAGTCCCGGTACGCCATCGAGTTCCACGAGCTGGAGAAGATCGGCTCCGGAGAGTTTGGGGCGGTGTACAAATGTGTGAAGAGGCTGGACGGCTGTGTCTACGCCATCAAGCGCTCCAAGAAGCCCCTGGCCGGCTCTGTGGACGA GCAGAATGCACTGCGGGAAGTGTATGCACACGCCGTCCTGGGGCAGCACCCGCACGTGGTGCGCTATTACTCGGCATGGGCAGAGGACGACCACATGCTTATACAGAACGAGTATTGTAATG GTGGCAGCTTAGCAGACGCCATTAGTGAGGACTACCGCACCATGCACTACTTCACCGAGCCGGAGCTGAAGGACCTGCTGCTGCAGGTGGCCCGCGGGCTGAAGTACATCCACTCCATGTCTCTGGTGCACATGGACATAAAGCCAA GTAACATATTCATATCCAGGACCGAGCTTCCCAGCATGACAGTGGATGAAGCGGACGACGAGGAAGGCAGCCCCCGAAAAGTGACCTATAAAATAG GTGACCTCGGTCATGTGACCCGGGTGTCCAGCCCGCAGGTAGAAGAAGGTGACAGTCGGTTTCTGGCCAACGAAGTGTTACAGGAG GATTATTCTCAATTACCGAAAGCCGACATTTTTGCCCTTGCTCTGACGGTCTGGAGCGCTGCAGGGGCAGAACCGCTCCCAACTAACGGGGACCAGTGGCACGAAATCAGGCAGGGCAGGCTGCCCACCGTGCCGcaggtgctgtcccaggagttccTGGACCTCATAAAG CTTATGATTACTCCAGATCCAGAGAAAAGGCCGTCGGCCGTGGCCCTTGTGCGACACTCGGTGCTCCTGTCTGCGTCCCGGAAAAGTGCCGAGCAGCTGAGGATCGAGCTGAATGCGGAGAAGTTCAAGAACGCCCTGCTGCAGAA GGAACTGAAGAAGGCGCAGATGGCGAAGGCCGTAGCCGAGGAGCGAGCGCTGTTTC